The sequence CTGTAGATGCCGTCCACGTCCGTCCAGATCTCCAACAGCCGCGCATCCAGCGCCGCCGCCGCCAGCGCCGCCGAGTAGTCCGACCCACCCCGCCCCAGCGACAGCGTCTTGCCCCGCGCGTCGCCCCCGAAGAAGCCCGGCATCAACATCAGCCCCGGTCCGCCGTCACGAAGGGGCGCGAACCGCGCGCGGATCTCCTCCACCCGGGGCGTGGCCTGGAGCGGATCCCCCGTGCACACCAGCACCTGCCTCGGGTCCACGCTCATGGGCCCAAGACCCCGCGCCTCCAGCAGCGCCGCGAGCAGCAGGCACGACGCCCGCTCCCCCAGCGCGGACAGGTGCGCGAGCACCGTCGGCGAGCACTCCCGCAGGAGCCCCACGCCCTGCAACAGCCCGCGCAGCTCGGCGCCCAGCGCCACCAGCCCCTCCGCCAGCGGCCGCGTCTGCGCGGGCTTCAGGTCCGCGCCCAGCGCCCTCGCGATGGCGGAGTGCGTTTCGTCGAACCGGGCGCAGGCCTCCTGCACGGACTCGCCCTCCTGCGCCACCCTCGCCGCCTCCACCAGCAGGTTGGTGATGCCCGACACCGCGGACGCCACCACCATCACCCGCTCGGCCTTGCGCGCCTGTTCCACCAGCGCCACCACCCCGCGCATCCGTTCCGCATCCGCGACACTGGTGCCACCGAATTTCATCACGCGCATGACACGGCCTCCTCGCGGAACGGCGGAACTCGGGGGCTGGGGGGACTCATCGGAAGCGGGGTCATGCGGGGCCTCTGGGGATTCGACCGACGGGTGTGGGGCAACGAAAAAGCCCCGCGCTCGGGAGGAGCGCGGGGCCGGGTTCGGAAGGGGGACCTTCAAGAGGTCCGCTTCGGAAGTCAGGCGGTCCGTGCTCCGTCAGGAGTCAGGCCGGTGCGAGTGCGAGTCTCGGTCAGGACGGTCCGCACGCGCGCGCCCACGGAGGACGTCGTCCCCTCGTGCCGCTGGCTGCTCCCGCTGCGTCCGGCCATGACGCCCCATCCTAGCCGCTTCCTCGCTCCCAGGTCAGGGGGCAGGCAACCAGCCCACCGTGGTGCTCGGGCGCGGCGCTGCCGACATTCAGCCTGTGTGAGCTGTCCCACCACCTTCCGGAGCAACCCATGACCAGCCGCAAGAAGAGCGACACCGCCCACAAGCCCGGCTTCGCCAAGGACCGCGTGGAGCGGGGGCTGGAGGCGGACGACACCAAGCCCCTGTACGCGGACGACGCCAAGCACTCCACCGAGGAGCAGAAGTTCGCCCTCGACAGCGACGGCCCCGTGGGCGGGCCCATCACCAATCCCCAGAGCGTCCTCGACAACGTGGATGACGAGGAGCGCGAGCTGCAGGGCCGCCGCGCCGCCGACGCCCGCGAGGCCGCCGACAGGGAGCCCACCCGGGAATGAAAAAAACCGGGGCCCCGACACCCGCGTCGGGACCCCGGCTTCAAATCCAGACAGTGAAGCGCCGCGCTACGGAGTCGCCGGCGTCTCCACCAGCGTGAGCTTGCCCAGGTTGAGCGGCGTCACCTGCTCCTGGATGACCAGCGGGTCGCCCACGAGCACCACCTGCATGTTGGCGGGGTCCAGGTAGGACTCGGCCACGCGCTGCACCTCCGCGGCGCTGGCGTTCTCCAGTCCCTGCACGGTGCGCTTGAACTCATCCATCGGCCGGCGGTGGAAGTAGAGCTGCGCGGCGCTGCCGCCCAGGCCCTCCACCGTCTCGAAGGCGCCCGGGAACGCGCGGATGAGACCTTCACGCGCGGCGGCCAGCTCCTTCTCCGTGATGGGGTTGGACTTGATGCCGGCCAGCTCCTTGATGAACTCGTTGAGCGCCGGGCCCGTCACGTCCTGCCGCACGGCCGCGTACGCGGTGAGCGGACCCACGCCCAGGCGCGTGCCCAGGTGCGCGTTGGCGCCGTAGCTGTAGCCCTTGTCCTCGCGGATGTTCATGTTGAGCCGGCTGCCGAAGAAGCCGCCGAACACCGTGGTCGCCAGCTCCAGCGGGTACTCGTCCGGGTGGCCCGAGGCGAGGCCGGGACGGCCCACCAGCACCACCGTCTGCTCCAGGCCCGGCTTGGGCACCACGCGCACCTGCTGACGCGGCGGCGCGGGCGGCGCGGGCGGCGGCTTGGGCGCCACGGCCCCGCCCTTCCACCCGCCGAAGTACTTCTTCCCCCACTCCACGGCCTGCTGGAGCGTCACGTCGCCCGTCATGATGAGCGCGGCGGCGCGAGGGCCGGTGTTCTTCACGTAGAAGTTCTTCGCGTCCGCCAGCGTGAGGGCCTCCACCGTCTTGGGCGTGCCGCCGGACGTGTGGCCATACGGGTGGTCCGCGCCGAACACGGCCTGGTAGTAGGCCTGCTGCGCCAGGAAGTT comes from Corallococcus macrosporus and encodes:
- a CDS encoding M16 family metallopeptidase produces the protein MHRRILTALLTLSVAGCATTKPAETPPAETAPAAQPQPQTPAQDAEAFRAQPPKPGPSPELVLPTFEQAKLDNGLTVIVSTRKELPLVFAGIAFASGVSQEPAAKLGIADLSYRMLLEGAGKRDTVALDNAFADLGVSPSLSVDPDGAFVGARVLTTNVDAVMGLLSDVVLRPTFDAKAFDRRKKQQLGELVRRMGDPNFLAQQAYYQAVFGADHPYGHTSGGTPKTVEALTLADAKNFYVKNTGPRAAALIMTGDVTLQQAVEWGKKYFGGWKGGAVAPKPPPAPPAPPRQQVRVVPKPGLEQTVVLVGRPGLASGHPDEYPLELATTVFGGFFGSRLNMNIREDKGYSYGANAHLGTRLGVGPLTAYAAVRQDVTGPALNEFIKELAGIKSNPITEKELAAAREGLIRAFPGAFETVEGLGGSAAQLYFHRRPMDEFKRTVQGLENASAAEVQRVAESYLDPANMQVVLVGDPLVIQEQVTPLNLGKLTLVETPATP